The Spiribacter vilamensis genome segment CCATCAGCCAGAGCAGAATAGCGACGATGAAGACCATGACCAGCACAACCAGCGTGGTCTGAATCGATTCCTGCCGGGTCGGCCAAACCACGCGGCGCAGCTCCTGGCGCGCTTCGCGGGCAAAAGCCCAGGCATTGCGGCCCGGCTGACTGGTCATTGCAATGGCGATGGCAACGGCTGCCACAACCACTATTCCGATCACGCGGA includes the following:
- the secE gene encoding preprotein translocase subunit SecE — its product is MSANDQTTTTGTDKAKLTLAVGTFLAGVVGFYGLEGQSDLIRVIGIVVVAAVAIAIAMTSQPGRNAWAFAREARQELRRVVWPTRQESIQTTLVVLVMVFIVAILLWLMDMFFMWGVGALVRPGG